Proteins co-encoded in one Paenibacillus sp. genomic window:
- a CDS encoding TRAP transporter small permease → MQLIVKWVDRLNQVVSVVVSAMLALMAILIITQVFCRFVINYPLHWTEELSRFLMIYVVFLGSALALRHNKLIAIEALAESVKPSIRKWLKIGVLLVSIVFFVILMKQGLDIQSVVSRQTAAGLGIPMSIPYAAIPIGALLLLINAVTVIIVTLTSPATEETTQLEERI, encoded by the coding sequence ATGCAACTGATTGTCAAATGGGTGGATCGGCTGAATCAAGTCGTGTCCGTCGTCGTCTCGGCGATGCTGGCGTTGATGGCGATCCTCATCATCACGCAAGTCTTTTGCCGGTTCGTCATTAATTATCCGCTCCATTGGACGGAAGAGTTATCCCGTTTCTTAATGATTTACGTCGTCTTCCTCGGCTCCGCGCTCGCGCTGCGGCACAATAAGCTGATCGCCATCGAAGCGCTGGCCGAATCGGTCAAACCGAGCATACGGAAATGGTTGAAAATCGGCGTGCTGCTCGTGTCGATCGTCTTCTTCGTGATCCTGATGAAGCAGGGTCTCGATATTCAAAGCGTCGTCAGCCGGCAAACGGCCGCGGGTCTCGGCATTCCGATGTCCATCCCGTACGCGGCGATTCCGATCGGCGCGCTGCTGCTGCTCATTAACGCCGTGACCGTCATCATCGTCACGCTCACGTCGCCGGCGACGGAAGAGACGACGCAACTGGAGGAGAGAATATAA